One window of the Rhizobiaceae bacterium genome contains the following:
- a CDS encoding ABC transporter permease — protein sequence MRIELVRRPQHSALFSALSPFIALALTLIAGVIMFSLLGKNPLEALYYYFIDPLREMWSLHELAIKAAPLILIAVGLSVCYLSNNWNIGAEGQFIIGAVVGSILPVLFPQFQSWIVLPLMLLMGMAGGAAYAAIPAFLKVRFNTNEILTSLMLVYVAQLFNDWLVRGIWRNPQGMSFPGTAPFHEYAILPEIWPAAGRANWGFVFALVAAVVVWFMLSKTLKGFEVKVLGQSPRAGRFSGFSSSRMVFFAFLVSGALAGLAGISEVSGAVGALNEKLSVGYGFTAIIVAFLGRLNPLGIVAAGLVLALTYLGGEAASISVGLSDKVVRAFQGMLLFFVLGCDTLIHYKIRLVRTAAAKTAEA from the coding sequence ATGCGCATCGAACTCGTCAGGCGACCGCAGCATTCCGCCCTTTTCAGCGCATTGTCGCCCTTCATCGCGCTGGCGCTGACGCTGATCGCCGGCGTCATCATGTTCTCGCTGCTGGGCAAGAACCCGCTGGAAGCGCTCTACTATTACTTCATCGATCCGCTGCGCGAGATGTGGTCGCTGCACGAACTGGCGATCAAGGCCGCCCCGCTCATCCTGATCGCGGTGGGTCTCTCGGTCTGCTATCTTTCCAACAACTGGAATATCGGGGCCGAGGGCCAGTTCATCATCGGCGCCGTAGTCGGGTCGATCCTTCCAGTCCTGTTCCCGCAATTCCAGTCCTGGATCGTCCTGCCGCTGATGCTTTTGATGGGCATGGCGGGCGGGGCGGCCTATGCGGCGATTCCCGCCTTCCTGAAAGTGCGCTTCAATACCAACGAGATCCTGACCAGCCTGATGCTGGTCTATGTCGCGCAGCTCTTCAACGACTGGCTGGTACGCGGCATCTGGCGCAACCCGCAGGGCATGAGCTTTCCCGGCACGGCTCCTTTCCACGAATACGCCATTCTGCCGGAGATCTGGCCGGCAGCCGGACGCGCCAACTGGGGCTTCGTCTTCGCACTGGTTGCGGCGGTCGTCGTCTGGTTCATGCTGTCGAAGACGCTGAAGGGCTTCGAGGTGAAGGTGCTCGGCCAAAGCCCGCGCGCCGGCCGTTTTTCCGGCTTCTCGTCATCGCGCATGGTGTTCTTCGCCTTCCTCGTCTCCGGCGCGCTCGCGGGGCTGGCCGGCATATCGGAAGTCTCGGGCGCGGTCGGCGCGCTCAACGAGAAGCTGTCGGTCGGCTACGGCTTCACTGCCATCATCGTCGCCTTCCTCGGCCGGCTGAACCCGCTCGGCATCGTCGCGGCGGGGCTGGTGCTGGCGCTGACCTATCTCGGCGGCGAGGCCGCTTCCATATCGGTGGGCCTGTCCGACAAGGTGGTGCGCGCCTTCCAGGGAATGCTGCTCTTTTTCGTGCTCGGCTGCGACACGCTCATCCACTATAAGATCAGGTTGGTCCGGACTGCGGCGGCCAAAACGGCGGAGGCCTGA
- a CDS encoding ABC transporter ATP-binding protein, producing MGDYVQPGSVGAGPYLLETRGLTKVFGTLKACDHVDLKIRKGEIHALLGENGAGKSTLVKMLFGSLEPNDGEIVWNGRAVRIANPNAARKLGIGMVFQHFSLFDALTAAENIALSLDRETPIGAIAAKSKALSYSYGLPLDPYSVVGDLSVGERQRIEIIRCLLQTPDLIILDEPTSVLTPQEADKLFETLERLRSEGKSILYISHRLEEVKRMCDSATVMRHGKVVDHCDPRKETAASLARMMVGTEVKSAERTPPATDGGAELLGINGLSRKPAGPFSMRLRNISLSVKGGEVLGIAGVAGNGQGEFFEAISGEALQDSPEVITVRGKPVGRLGISGRRLLGAAFVPEERLGHGAAPRMKLSENLLLSRHRTDRKAFLKTLGVIAGSAVASASQRIVEAMDVRKSAVDPEAAALSGGNLQKFIIGRELDRRPSVLVVNQPTWGVDAGAAARIRQALIELARSGSAVLVISQDLDELFEISDAIAVMHNGELSKPIPIAEATFEKIGLLMGGSEPGHVDHREREVV from the coding sequence ATGGGGGATTACGTGCAGCCAGGCTCCGTCGGAGCAGGCCCGTACCTGCTTGAGACTCGCGGCCTGACAAAGGTCTTCGGGACGCTCAAGGCGTGCGACCATGTGGATCTCAAGATCCGCAAGGGAGAGATCCACGCACTGCTCGGCGAAAACGGCGCCGGCAAATCGACGCTCGTCAAGATGCTGTTCGGATCGCTGGAGCCGAATGACGGGGAAATAGTGTGGAACGGGCGCGCCGTCCGCATCGCCAATCCGAACGCTGCAAGAAAGCTCGGCATCGGCATGGTATTCCAGCATTTTTCATTGTTCGATGCGCTGACGGCGGCCGAGAACATCGCGCTCTCGCTCGACCGGGAGACGCCGATCGGCGCGATCGCCGCCAAGTCCAAGGCGCTATCCTACAGCTACGGCCTGCCGCTCGACCCCTATTCCGTCGTCGGCGATCTATCGGTCGGCGAGCGGCAGCGCATCGAGATCATCCGCTGCCTGCTGCAGACGCCGGATCTGATCATCCTCGACGAGCCGACATCGGTGTTGACGCCCCAGGAAGCGGACAAGCTCTTCGAGACGCTCGAACGCCTGCGTTCCGAAGGCAAGTCGATCCTCTACATCTCGCATCGCCTCGAGGAAGTGAAGCGCATGTGCGACAGCGCCACCGTCATGCGGCACGGCAAGGTCGTCGATCATTGCGATCCGCGCAAGGAGACCGCGGCTTCGCTGGCCCGGATGATGGTCGGCACCGAGGTGAAGAGCGCCGAGCGCACGCCTCCGGCAACCGATGGCGGCGCCGAACTGCTCGGCATCAACGGGCTGAGCCGCAAGCCGGCGGGACCGTTCTCCATGCGGCTGCGGAACATCTCGCTGAGCGTCAAGGGTGGCGAGGTGCTCGGCATCGCTGGTGTTGCCGGCAACGGGCAGGGCGAGTTCTTCGAGGCGATCTCCGGCGAGGCGCTGCAGGACAGCCCCGAGGTGATCACGGTGCGCGGCAAGCCGGTCGGCAGGCTGGGCATATCCGGCCGGCGGCTGCTCGGCGCGGCTTTCGTGCCGGAGGAGCGGTTGGGCCACGGCGCCGCGCCGCGCATGAAGCTGTCGGAAAACCTCCTGCTCTCCAGGCACAGGACCGACCGCAAGGCATTCCTGAAGACGCTGGGCGTCATTGCCGGAAGCGCCGTCGCAAGCGCCTCGCAGCGCATCGTCGAGGCCATGGACGTGCGCAAGAGCGCCGTCGACCCCGAGGCTGCGGCGCTGTCGGGCGGCAATCTGCAGAAATTCATCATCGGCCGCGAGCTCGACCGGCGGCCGAGCGTCCTGGTCGTCAACCAGCCGACCTGGGGCGTTGATGCGGGCGCGGCGGCCAGAATACGTCAGGCGCTGATCGAACTCGCGCGCAGCGGTTCCGCCGTTCTGGTGATCAGCCAGGACCTCGACGAGCTATTCGAGATCTCGGACGCGATCGCGGTGATGCACAATGGCGAACTTTCGAAGCCCATTCCGATCGCCGAGGCGACCTTCGAGAAGATCGGCCTGCTGATGGGCGGGTCCGAGCCGGGCCATGTCGACCACCGCGAGAGGGAGGTCGTGTGA
- a CDS encoding quinone oxidoreductase, whose product MAKAIRIHANGGPEVLIYEDVDPGVPGPGEVLIRHTAIGLNFLDTYYRSGLYPTPHLPVIPGAEAAGVVVGLGTGVQGLKEGDRVAYITSLGAYSEQRVIEADKLVKIPDGVTDEQAAAVMLKGLTVEYLLRRTYKVKPGETVLYHAAAGGVGLLFGQWARHLGVTTIGTAGSPEKVALALEHGYDHVINYSEQDFVAEVARITDGKKCDVVYDSVGKDTFPGSLDCLRRRGMFVSFGQSSGPIPPFNMAILSQKGSLYATRPTLFAYIAERAEFEAAADALFDVIAKGAVHIRINQRYLLADVARAHADLEARKTTGTTILIP is encoded by the coding sequence ATGGCCAAGGCGATCCGTATCCACGCCAATGGCGGCCCTGAGGTATTGATCTACGAGGACGTCGATCCCGGCGTTCCCGGTCCCGGCGAGGTATTGATCCGGCACACCGCAATAGGGCTGAATTTTCTGGATACCTACTATCGCAGCGGGCTTTACCCGACGCCGCATTTGCCGGTGATTCCGGGGGCCGAAGCGGCGGGCGTGGTCGTCGGGCTTGGCACCGGCGTGCAAGGGCTGAAGGAGGGCGACCGCGTCGCCTACATCACTTCCCTCGGCGCTTACAGCGAACAGCGGGTGATCGAGGCGGACAAGCTGGTGAAGATTCCCGACGGCGTCACCGACGAGCAGGCTGCCGCCGTGATGCTCAAGGGCCTGACGGTCGAGTATCTGCTGCGCCGCACCTACAAGGTGAAGCCCGGAGAGACCGTGCTCTATCATGCGGCGGCCGGTGGTGTCGGCCTGCTCTTCGGGCAATGGGCGCGGCACCTCGGTGTCACGACGATCGGCACTGCCGGTTCGCCTGAGAAGGTGGCGCTCGCGCTGGAGCACGGCTACGACCACGTCATCAACTACAGCGAGCAGGATTTCGTCGCGGAAGTCGCCCGGATCACGGACGGGAAGAAATGCGACGTCGTCTACGATTCGGTCGGCAAGGATACGTTTCCGGGCTCGCTGGACTGCCTGCGGCGGCGCGGAATGTTCGTCAGCTTCGGCCAGTCGTCGGGACCGATCCCGCCGTTCAACATGGCTATCCTGTCCCAGAAAGGTTCGCTCTATGCGACGCGGCCGACGCTGTTCGCCTATATCGCGGAGCGGGCGGAGTTCGAGGCTGCCGCCGACGCCCTTTTCGACGTGATCGCGAAGGGTGCGGTCCATATCCGCATCAACCAGCGCTACCTGCTTGCCGATGTCGCGCGTGCCCACGCCGATCTCGAGGCGCGCAAGACGACGGGCACGACGATCCTCATCCCGTGA
- a CDS encoding phosphatidylcholine/phosphatidylserine synthase, translated as MPKKKVTWPQARAFLVHVLTASGSFLAFLSLVAASEERWTAMFWWLGLALLVDGIDGPIARKLDVKEVLPTWSGELLDNVIDYTTYVIIPAFALYQRGFMGEGLSFLSAAIIVVSSAIYYADTGMKTKENFFKGFPVVWNMVVFTLFVIEPGEWVAFGVVVVAGILTFVPVYFIHPVRVVRLRTINLGVTLLWCAFGALALAQAAMAAFYNRIGVLGEHVDVVTKTGIAVTGIYLFCIGGVMQLFPKLGAKRK; from the coding sequence ATGCCGAAGAAGAAGGTGACGTGGCCGCAGGCCCGCGCCTTCCTCGTGCATGTGCTGACGGCGTCGGGTTCTTTCCTCGCCTTCCTGTCGCTCGTGGCGGCCAGCGAGGAACGCTGGACCGCGATGTTCTGGTGGCTCGGGCTGGCGCTGCTGGTCGACGGCATCGACGGGCCGATTGCGCGCAAGCTCGACGTCAAGGAGGTTCTGCCGACATGGTCCGGCGAACTGCTCGACAACGTCATCGACTACACGACCTACGTCATCATCCCGGCCTTCGCGCTCTACCAGCGCGGCTTCATGGGGGAGGGGCTGTCTTTCCTGTCGGCGGCCATCATCGTGGTGTCGAGCGCCATCTACTACGCCGACACCGGCATGAAGACGAAGGAGAACTTCTTCAAAGGGTTTCCCGTCGTCTGGAACATGGTCGTGTTCACCCTTTTCGTCATCGAACCAGGCGAATGGGTGGCGTTCGGCGTCGTGGTCGTCGCCGGCATTCTCACTTTCGTGCCGGTCTATTTCATTCATCCGGTACGGGTCGTGCGGTTGCGGACCATCAACCTCGGCGTGACGCTGCTATGGTGTGCGTTCGGCGCGCTTGCCCTGGCGCAGGCCGCCATGGCCGCCTTCTATAATCGCATCGGCGTGCTGGGCGAGCATGTGGATGTTGTCACCAAGACAGGCATCGCCGTCACCGGCATCTACCTGTTCTGCATCGGCGGCGTCATGCAGCTCTTTCCGAAACTGGGCGCAAAAAGGAAATGA
- a CDS encoding DUF1326 domain-containing protein, with product MADQSWALKGELVLSCNCTVFCPCVLSLGNHPPTEGYCQTWAGFRIDAGHFGDVDLSGLNLGLVMEIPGYMSRGNWTAGLFVDERASIYAAKAIGRIFSGKAGGTTSLLSILVGNFLGVQRAPITYEVRDRTRIFQIPKIIDGAVTPVPGKDRESDTKIVNSEYWIAPEIIVARSEKSRMRAFGRNWNFAGRSAEICKLDWRGP from the coding sequence ATGGCCGACCAGAGCTGGGCATTGAAGGGGGAGCTTGTCCTCTCCTGCAATTGCACCGTTTTCTGTCCGTGCGTGCTGTCGCTCGGCAACCATCCGCCGACCGAAGGCTACTGCCAGACATGGGCCGGCTTTCGCATCGATGCCGGACACTTCGGCGATGTCGATCTCTCCGGCCTGAATCTCGGCCTCGTCATGGAGATTCCCGGCTATATGAGCCGGGGCAACTGGACCGCGGGCCTTTTCGTGGACGAGCGCGCCTCGATCTACGCGGCGAAGGCGATCGGCAGGATTTTTTCCGGCAAGGCCGGCGGCACGACATCGCTGCTGTCCATCCTCGTCGGCAACTTCCTCGGCGTCCAGCGCGCGCCCATCACCTATGAGGTTCGCGACCGGACCCGGATTTTCCAGATTCCGAAGATCATCGATGGCGCGGTGACGCCCGTTCCGGGAAAGGATCGCGAAAGCGACACGAAGATCGTCAATTCCGAATACTGGATCGCCCCGGAAATCATCGTCGCCAGGTCGGAAAAGAGCAGGATGCGCGCTTTCGGGCGCAACTGGAATTTCGCGGGCCGTTCCGCGGAAATCTGCAAACTCGACTGGCGCGGACCGTGA
- a CDS encoding DUF2182 domain-containing protein: MTSVEPGFDNLDRAGRAAARLSVSPKGVIYAALALALAVSWAILIGFAARSAETSGIGTPGAHLFEYLPDLPLPLALERLLDLCLGPVGLQVSAAQAFPAFSLMWFLMSVAMMLPSAVPMIRTYCELADTAGRQKHAAVHPLVLVGGYLTVWLAASLVLAAITVAIQKIGTGSSERAAYPAAAAALAVAGLYQFSRLKQACLEKCRNPFGVLFSRWTTTPSGIFRLGVEQGLFCLGCCWALMLVMFAVGLMNVFWMALLGVFALAEKQLNGAVISRVAGVILLVWGAALLLLSL; encoded by the coding sequence ATGACGTCGGTTGAACCGGGTTTCGACAATCTCGACCGCGCCGGCCGGGCGGCAGCGCGCCTGTCCGTGTCCCCGAAAGGCGTGATATACGCGGCGCTCGCGCTTGCCTTGGCGGTCTCCTGGGCAATCCTCATCGGCTTCGCGGCACGAAGCGCCGAAACATCCGGTATCGGAACGCCCGGCGCGCATCTGTTCGAATACCTGCCCGATCTGCCGCTGCCTCTGGCCCTTGAGCGATTGCTCGATCTCTGTCTCGGCCCGGTCGGCCTTCAGGTATCCGCCGCGCAGGCGTTTCCGGCATTTTCGCTGATGTGGTTCCTCATGTCTGTGGCGATGATGCTGCCTTCGGCCGTGCCGATGATCCGGACCTACTGCGAGCTTGCCGACACGGCAGGCCGGCAGAAGCACGCCGCTGTGCATCCGCTGGTCCTTGTCGGCGGATATCTGACGGTATGGCTTGCCGCATCGTTGGTCCTCGCCGCGATTACCGTCGCGATCCAGAAGATTGGTACGGGAAGCTCGGAGAGGGCCGCCTATCCTGCGGCCGCCGCGGCGCTGGCTGTTGCCGGCCTATACCAGTTCAGCCGGTTGAAGCAGGCCTGTCTCGAAAAGTGCCGCAATCCGTTCGGCGTGCTTTTCTCCCGCTGGACGACGACGCCGTCCGGCATATTCCGGCTCGGCGTGGAGCAGGGCCTCTTTTGCCTCGGATGCTGCTGGGCGCTGATGCTCGTCATGTTCGCCGTGGGCCTGATGAACGTGTTCTGGATGGCGCTGCTCGGCGTGTTCGCGCTTGCCGAAAAACAGTTGAACGGCGCTGTGATTAGTCGCGTCGCAGGTGTGATACTGCTTGTCTGGGGCGCGGCGCTGCTATTACTGTCGCTTTGA
- a CDS encoding UbiH/UbiF family hydroxylase → MTDRDRNPILVAGTGPAGLLAALGLARSGREITLVGPAAADDRRTTALMTPALRYLQELGLLTAIAPQAAPLRTMRIVDATSRLIRSPSVTFHASEIGEDHFGLNIPNTVLLDALWQAVRTSPTIDWRETTVETWQLEPAEARALLADGTAVSAPAAIAADGRNSPARNAAGIRVSTTAYPQAALVVNFSHTRSHGSVSTEFHTETGPFTQVPLPGLRSSLVWVLAPAVAKEMAALDDGKLSRRIEERMQSMLGGVTVEPGRQVYPLSASLPGRFASNRVMLVGEAAHVFPPIGAQGLNLGIRDVQDVLSVVEDFPADPGAPAALARYDRLRRPDIVARTTGVNLLNRSLLSDMLPAQMARGVGLSLLGQVPPLRSFFMREGLAPGSGFRGVLSDLRKQVRR, encoded by the coding sequence ATGACCGACCGAGACCGAAATCCAATTCTCGTCGCAGGGACCGGCCCGGCCGGTCTGCTGGCGGCGCTGGGTCTGGCAAGGAGCGGACGGGAGATAACCCTTGTCGGCCCTGCCGCCGCGGACGATCGGCGGACAACCGCGCTGATGACCCCGGCGCTGCGCTACCTTCAGGAACTCGGTCTGCTCACGGCGATCGCACCGCAAGCGGCGCCCTTGCGGACGATGCGGATCGTCGACGCCACCTCACGCCTGATCCGCAGCCCGTCTGTCACTTTCCATGCCTCCGAGATCGGCGAGGACCATTTTGGCCTCAATATACCCAATACGGTGCTTCTGGACGCACTTTGGCAGGCGGTTCGGACGTCGCCCACGATCGACTGGCGCGAGACGACCGTTGAAACGTGGCAACTGGAGCCTGCCGAGGCGCGCGCGCTGCTCGCGGACGGCACGGCCGTTTCCGCTCCCGCGGCGATTGCGGCCGACGGGCGAAACTCCCCCGCGCGAAACGCGGCCGGTATCCGCGTCTCCACCACGGCCTATCCGCAAGCCGCTCTGGTGGTCAATTTCAGCCATACACGCAGCCACGGGTCTGTTTCGACGGAGTTCCATACCGAAACCGGGCCGTTCACGCAGGTGCCGCTTCCCGGCCTTCGGTCGAGCCTCGTCTGGGTGCTTGCGCCGGCCGTCGCAAAGGAGATGGCCGCGCTGGACGATGGGAAGCTGTCCCGCCGCATCGAGGAGCGCATGCAATCCATGCTCGGAGGTGTGACGGTCGAGCCGGGCCGGCAGGTCTATCCCCTTTCGGCCAGCCTGCCCGGCCGGTTCGCGTCCAATCGCGTCATGCTGGTCGGCGAGGCCGCCCACGTGTTCCCGCCAATCGGGGCGCAGGGGCTCAATCTCGGCATACGCGACGTGCAGGACGTGCTCTCCGTAGTTGAGGATTTTCCGGCCGACCCCGGCGCACCGGCCGCTCTCGCGCGATATGACCGGCTGAGGCGGCCGGATATCGTGGCGCGGACGACAGGCGTCAACCTGCTCAACCGCTCGCTGTTGTCGGACATGCTGCCGGCGCAGATGGCGCGGGGCGTTGGCCTCTCGCTGCTCGGGCAGGTGCCGCCGCTGCGCTCCTTCTTCATGCGCGAGGGTCTGGCGCCCGGAAGCGGCTTTCGCGGCGTGCTTTCGGACCTACGGAAACAGGTCCGGCGGTAG
- a CDS encoding AEC family transporter — translation MSDVIGLVVPFFGLILVGFLAARITRQPLEALGWMNTFVVYIALPALFFQLLGKTPIERLTEWSFIFGSVFTTYIVFSIMFVASVVMSGGEIREATIKGLASAYGNIGYMGPGLALLAFGEEAAVPVALIFCFENIMHFAIAPMMMALAGADRTSPVRLAGNVLRRIVLHPFIIATALGVAVAALHLRPPEPIDRFFEYLSRAAAPCALFAMGVTLALRPLNRVPVELGAIALLKLAVHPAACYLMLSWIGNFSETWVFTAVLLAALPTATNVFVIAQQYGVWVQRASASILLTTMLSVGSVTTLLYLIKSGTLPPDLFP, via the coding sequence ATGTCCGACGTCATCGGTCTTGTCGTCCCCTTCTTCGGCCTGATCCTGGTCGGCTTCCTTGCCGCGCGCATCACGCGCCAGCCGCTCGAAGCGCTCGGCTGGATGAACACCTTCGTCGTCTACATCGCCTTGCCGGCGCTGTTTTTCCAGCTTCTCGGCAAGACGCCGATCGAGCGCCTGACGGAATGGAGCTTCATCTTCGGTTCCGTGTTCACCACCTATATCGTCTTTTCGATCATGTTCGTCGCCTCGGTGGTGATGTCGGGCGGCGAGATCCGCGAAGCGACGATAAAAGGCCTGGCATCGGCCTACGGCAACATCGGCTATATGGGTCCGGGTCTGGCGCTGCTCGCCTTCGGCGAGGAAGCGGCCGTCCCCGTCGCTCTGATCTTCTGTTTCGAGAACATCATGCATTTCGCCATCGCGCCCATGATGATGGCGCTGGCGGGCGCGGACAGGACGTCTCCGGTGAGGCTCGCGGGCAACGTCTTGCGTCGTATCGTGCTTCATCCGTTCATCATTGCCACCGCGCTCGGCGTCGCGGTGGCGGCGCTGCATTTGAGGCCGCCTGAGCCGATCGACCGGTTCTTCGAGTATCTCTCGCGCGCCGCTGCGCCCTGCGCGCTCTTTGCCATGGGCGTGACGCTGGCCCTGAGGCCTCTCAACCGGGTGCCCGTAGAACTCGGGGCGATCGCGTTGCTGAAGCTCGCCGTTCACCCGGCGGCCTGCTATCTGATGTTGAGCTGGATCGGCAATTTTTCCGAAACCTGGGTGTTCACCGCGGTCCTGCTTGCCGCGCTGCCCACGGCGACGAACGTGTTTGTGATCGCGCAGCAATACGGCGTATGGGTGCAGCGTGCATCGGCCAGCATCCTGCTCACCACAATGCTGTCGGTCGGCTCAGTGACGACGCTGCTCTATCTGATCAAATCGGGAACGCTACCGCCGGACCTGTTTCCGTAG
- the hspQ gene encoding heat shock protein HspQ: protein MASVKTAKFQIGQVVRHRVFPFRGVIFDVDPQFANTEEWYRSIPAEVRPRKDQPFYHLLAENSETEYVAYVSEQNLLSDDSGEPVRHPQLRDMFDRMPDGRYTPKAIARH, encoded by the coding sequence ATGGCAAGCGTCAAGACGGCCAAATTTCAGATCGGACAGGTTGTCCGACATAGGGTGTTTCCGTTTCGCGGCGTGATCTTCGACGTCGATCCGCAATTCGCGAACACGGAGGAATGGTATCGGTCCATTCCGGCCGAGGTGCGGCCGCGCAAGGATCAGCCCTTCTATCATCTGCTCGCTGAAAACTCGGAAACGGAATACGTCGCCTATGTTTCGGAGCAGAACCTGCTGAGCGACGATTCAGGCGAGCCGGTGCGGCATCCGCAACTGAGGGATATGTTCGACCGCATGCCTGACGGCCGCTACACGCCCAAGGCCATCGCGCGACACTGA
- a CDS encoding invasion associated locus B family protein translates to MKINGSMRAAAPLSALAAGAAALLAVGIAPASAQQQQVPNGWFKACTKQEDVDICNVQNIVVADSGQLVTGVSLIELKGKVNRKVFQVTVPTGRLVPPGIGLQIDGGKAQKLDYVICFPDRCVAEVPLSDQLVASFKKGSELTLTSVNFQNQQNPVKVTLKGFTGAYDGAPLQQSDIEDRQKKLQDFVSKNNEDFAKKLKEEQEKAKAAN, encoded by the coding sequence ATGAAGATCAACGGATCGATGCGCGCGGCTGCTCCTCTCTCGGCGCTGGCTGCCGGCGCCGCGGCCCTGCTCGCTGTCGGAATCGCTCCGGCCTCGGCACAGCAGCAGCAGGTGCCGAACGGCTGGTTCAAGGCCTGCACCAAGCAGGAGGACGTTGACATCTGCAACGTGCAGAACATCGTCGTGGCCGACAGCGGCCAACTGGTCACCGGCGTCAGCCTGATTGAACTCAAGGGCAAGGTGAACCGCAAGGTGTTTCAGGTCACCGTGCCGACCGGGCGCCTCGTGCCCCCCGGCATCGGCCTGCAGATCGACGGCGGCAAGGCCCAGAAGCTCGACTACGTGATCTGCTTCCCCGACCGCTGCGTGGCAGAGGTGCCGCTGAGCGACCAGCTCGTCGCCTCGTTCAAGAAGGGTTCGGAATTGACCCTGACATCGGTCAACTTCCAGAACCAGCAGAACCCGGTGAAGGTGACGCTGAAGGGCTTCACCGGCGCGTATGATGGTGCGCCTCTGCAGCAGTCGGACATCGAGGACCGCCAGAAGAAGCTTCAGGACTTCGTGTCGAAGAACAACGAGGACTTCGCCAAGAAGCTCAAGGAAGAGCAGGAAAAGGCGAAAGCCGCGAACTGA